A stretch of Lathyrus oleraceus cultivar Zhongwan6 chromosome 6, CAAS_Psat_ZW6_1.0, whole genome shotgun sequence DNA encodes these proteins:
- the LOC127093280 gene encoding superoxide dismutase [Fe], chloroplastic, producing the protein MKLLSPSATATSSLPSSAFLPSHSNGFQNLGFSSATFKFSKNKGRCIRKAGSTNITAKFELKPPPYPLDALEPIMSRDTFEYHWGKHHRAYVDNLNKQIDETDLDGKSLEETIVIAYNNGDILPAFNNAAQVWNHDFFWESMKPGGGGKPSGELLKLIERDFGSFEKFVEQFKLAAATQFGSGWAWLAYKESRLDVGNAVNPLATEEDKKLVVLKSPNAVNPLVWNHHHPLLTIDVWEHAYYLDYQNRRPDYISVFMDKLVSWEAVSSRLEKAKAIIAEREREEEEKRREEEEKSTTDEAEPTPEIFADSDTD; encoded by the exons ATGAAATTGCTATCGCCTTCCGCAACCGCTACTTCTTCCCTCCCTTCTTCCGCTTTTCTCCCCTCTCACTCCAATG GGTTCCAAAATCTGGGCTTTTCTTCAGCTACCTTCAAATTCTCTAAGAATAAG GGAAGATGCATTAGGAAAGCCGGGAGCACTAATATCACTGCAAAGTTTGAGCTGAAACCACCGCCTTATCCCCTG GATGCTTTGGAGCCAATTATGAGCCGGGATACATTTGAGTACCATTGGGGAAAGCACCACAGAGCTTATGTAGATAACTTGAACAAGCAAATTGATGAAACTGATCTAGATGGGAAGTCACTAGAGGAAACTATAGTTATAGCGTACAATAATGGCGACATTCTTCCGGCTTTCAACAATGCAGCACAG GTATGGAACCATGATTTCTTTTGGGAGTCCATGAAACCTGGTGGTGGCGGAAAGCCATCGGGGGAACTTCTAAAACTGATTGAAAGAGACTTTGGTTCATTTGAAAAATTTGTTGAGCAGTTCAAGCTTGCTGCTGCAACGCAATTTGGTTCAGGCTGGGCATGGCTTGCAT ATAAAGAAAGTAGACTTGATGTTGGAAATGCAGTAAATCCTCTTGCAACTGAGGAGGATAAAAAACTCGTTGTGCTGAAGAGTCCTAATGCTGTGAACCCCCTTGTTTGGAACCATCATCAT CCACTCCTTACCATTGATGTATGGGAG CATGCTTACTATCTTGACTATCAG AACCGGCGCCCTGATTATATATCAGTGTTCATGGATAAGCTTGTGTCTTGGGAAGCAGTCAGCTCTAGACTTGAGAAAGCTAAGGCCATAATTGCAGAGAGGGAGAGAGAGGAGGAGGAGAAAAGAAGAGAGGAAGAAGAGAAATCAACAACCGATGAAGCTGAGCCTACTCCTGAGATATTTGCGGATAGTGATACGGACTAG